The Bradyrhizobium guangxiense genomic sequence CGATGAAGCCCTTCGGCTGCATCTCCTTGATGTCGGCGCCGGCGGCAAAAGCCTTTTCGCTGCCGGTCACGACGATGCAGCCGATGGCGTCATCGGCCTCGAGATCCTCGACCGCCGCGGCGATCTCGCGGAAGACGCCGAAGGAGAGCGCGTTGAGCATCTTCGGTCGGTTCAGCTTGATAATGCCGACCGCACCGATGCTTTCGACGATGATGTGTTCGAACGTGCTCATGCTCCACCCACGCTTTTGATTGGGCGGGCAATGTGCCTGCTGGCGCGGATGCCTTCAAGGGGGCTGAAGGCCGCCGGAACACGCCGCGAGAGGCACATTCCGGCGGACGGCTTTCAAAGCCAAGCAAGCCAGGAATTCAAGCCCGGATCGAACCCGCAATCACGCCATGAACATGCGCGCGGCGGACGCCAGCGTCAGCAGCGTGCCGACGCCGATGAAGATCTTGCCGATCAGGGAGCTCTGGTCCCAGGCCGAGCTCTGCTGGCTGCTTGCCATGACCGGCGCCGGCCGGGGCTGGGCCTCGGTTGCGGCAATCACCGCCTTCTGTGCCGGTGGGCTATCCTGTTGCGCGGCGCGATCGATCTCGTTGGGCTGATCGGGTGCGACGACCTGGCTCTCGGCGCCGGTATTATCGGCCGCTGCCTGGACATTGTCGTTGGCGCGGTCCGTCATCGCGGAGGCTGCAGCCGCGGTTGGCGTATCGGTGGCGGCGAGCTGCGCATTGGCGTTGGCAACTGCCGGCGGCATCTGGCTCGAGGCCGGCGCGTTGTTGTCGGCCTTTTTGTCGGCCACAGCCTCGTCGGCCTTTGCCGGCGCGTCGGTCTTGTCGTCCGATTTCTGTGCCGTCTTGCTGCTGCCGGTGCGGCGTGACTCGTGGCGCCGATGCTTGCCCGGCTTGGCCGTGTCGGCCTGCTTGCCCGCGCTGTCCGAATTGCTCGTGGCTGAGGTTGGGGCCGCCTGAGCAGGACCTCCGAACAGCAACAATAGCCCGGCCAGAACAATCAGGGCCGCGCGCCCGCTGGCTTTCATCATGGTGATGATCTCCCCAATTCCGCCCGTCCCGGACCGAACAGAGACCCTGGGGCGTGACGACAGCGGGGCAGAAAATGGGAATCTTCGGGCTACACCGGGCAAAAACGGGGCAAACCGGCCCTCTGCCGCCGGCCGCCGGGTGCGGGGAGCGCGGATCGGTGTTATGAGCCGTCGCAGTCGTTGACGGCCGTATCGGTTGCGAGATCAGGCGTTGATCACGAATTCGTGATGTCCTGCCGGTCCGCGTAACAAATTGAACGAACGGCCGAATTGCATGGTGAGGGGCGCGCGTGCGCGGACGTGAGGACGAATGGACCGGCCTGATGCGGTCGGCCATGGCAGGCGATGATGCGGCGTATCATCGCCTGTTGAAGGCGGTCACGCCGGTGCTGCGCGCCGCGGCGAGGCGTGGCCTGGCGCGCGCCGGGCAACCTCCCGACCAGGCCGAGGATATCGTGCAGGAGATACTGTTGGCGGTGCACCTGAAGCGGCACACCTGGGACAGCGAGGCCCCCTTCGCGCCGTGGCTGTTCGCGATCGCCCGCAACAAGCTGATCGACGCGCTCAGGCGCCGCGGCAAGCGCGTCTTCGTCAACATTGACGATTTCGCCGAGACGCTGCCGGGCGAGGCACCGCAGGAGACGGCCTCCGCGGGCGAGGTCGCCGCGCAATTGGGCACGCTGCCGCAGCGCCAGCGCGACGTGCTGCAGTCGATCGCGGTCGAGAGCGCCTCGATCAAGGACACGGCGGCGAAGTTCTCGATGAGCGAAGGCGCGGTGCGGGTCGCATTGCATCGCGGACTTGCGGCGCTGACTGCCAAACTGCGGGACCACTCGTGATGGACACCGATCAACTGATCCGCTCGCTCGCAGCCGACAACGCCCACCGCGTGCCCCGCGTTGGCGCCGTGCTGACCATGGCGCTGCTGGTCGCCGCGCCCTTGTCGATCCTGATTTTCGCGACCTTCCTCGGCGTGCGGCCGGACGTGATGACGGCCATGCGCAACCCGTTCTTCGACATGAAGTTCGCGGTCACGCTGTCGCTTGCGATCCCCGCGATCATCGTCAGCCTGCATCTGTCGCGTCCCGAAGCCCTGATGCGCGGCTGGGGCTGGCTGCTGCTGCTGCCGGTCGGGCTGCTCGCGGTTGCGATCGGCAGCGAGGCGATGATGGCGCCGGCGATGCCGATGACGATGCGACTGATGGGCAAGAATTCCAGGGTGTGCCTGCTCGCTATCCCTGCGATGTCGCTGCCGCTGCTCGCGGGCGCGCTGTTCGGGCTGCGCCATGGCGCGCCCTCGCAACCCGCGCTGGCCGGTGCGCTTGCTGGACTTGTGTCGGCCGGTCTTGCCGCGACGCTCTACGCCTCGCATTGCACCGACGACTCGCCCCTGTTCGTCGCGACATGGTACACGATCGCGACCGCGCTGGTGACGGCGATCGGCGCGGCGGTGGGATCGAGGGTCCTAAGGTACTAGAGCATGATCCGGAAAAGTGCGCAGCGGTTTTCCGAAAAGATCATGCTTAAACAACAACCTAAAGCGCGATGACGATTCGTCCTAATCGCATCGCGCTTTAGAGTCTACGAACCTCACGCCGCCGGAATCGTGCTCTGCATGCGGTGGAAGCGCAGCACCTGCTGTGCGGTCGATGAACGCAGCGCCTCGTAACTGTCCCGCAGCGTCAGCATGTCGGTCTGCGAGCCGCCCGAGAGCTTCTCGCGCATCGCGATGATGGCGCGCACGCTCGGCCACGACATGCCGGCGACCTTGGCGAGGATCATCACGCCCTCGGTGCGGCTTTCGATCATCATGGTCTCGGCGGTCTCGACCGCGACGCCGGCGAGGGCGGCGAGCCCCGCATTGGTTTCGTCGAACTTGCCCTGCTCGGCGAAGGCGGTGACCTGGAATTCGTCGAGGCGGCCGTCCTCGTGCAGCGACTTCACCAGCGCGCGCGCCATCTCGGTCTGCTTCGTCATGGCGGCGGCGCGGACTCGCTGGGCCGCTTCCTGGACCACGCTCGACACCTCGTCCACGAGCTCCGGATGCGCGGCCGCGAGCTTCCTGCGCACGCTCGATGACGCCTTTGCGACCAGCTTCAAATAGTAGTGGCGCGGCAGGTCGGGCCGCAGGCCGATGCAGGTGGCGAGGTCGTCGTCGCGTTCGGCGCGCGTGACGAGGTCGGACAGGCTTCCCTCGGAGAACCGCGCGCCTGGATTCCTGACGGTCGACTGCACCACGTCCTCGTTGCCGCGCGTCACCAGAACGTCAGTCAGCGCCTCCGACAGGCCCCGCCGCAGCGAGATCGCCTTGAGATGTGCCTGGCCCCGCGTGCGCGCGATCTCGATCAAGGTCGTCTCGTCCAGCCGCTCCGATCTCGACAGCACGGGGCCGGAGACCTCGATGACCTCGTCGAGCGCGAGCGTGCGGATGATCTTTGGCGGCGCGGCCGCGATCGGTGCGAGCCGGTCGGCGAGCAGCGCCCTGGCCGAGGTCTCGATCTGCTCGATCAGGCACTGGAACACGTCGTCGAACACGCGGATGTGGTCGTCGGAATAATCCACCGCGTTGCCCACGAAGAGATCGGTGACGCGGCGCAGCGTCTCGACCCGGCGCGCGACGGTGCCGTGCGAGAGCGCGGCCTGCAGTTCCTCGAGCAGGTTCTCGGATGACTTTGCGGATTTGGATCTCATTGCCCTGTCCTGGAGCGTTTGGTCCGGCGGTTTCTGCCGAACCGGGAGAAAATGGATTGGTCAGCTCGTTGCTATGCGGTTGCGCCCTTGCGCCTTGGCGGAATAGAGCGCGCTGTCGGCGCGCGCGAGAAATGTGTCGGCAGTATCAGTCTCGCGCAGCGCCACGACGCCGGCAGAAATGGTCACGCTCATGCTGAGGGAGAATGCGCCCCAGTCGAGATCGGCGACGATGCTGCGCAAGCGCTCAAGCATGTGCTGCGCGGCTTCGGCCGACGTGTCCGGCAGCAGCAGCAGGAATTCCTCGCCGCCATAGCGGCCGAAGCTGTCGGACGGGCGGATATTGGCGAAAATGGTGATCGCGAAGGTGCGCAGCACCTCGTCGCCGACGGGATGGCCGTGGGCGTCGTTGATGCGCTTGAACCAGTCGAGATCGATCAGGGCGATCGCGCAGGGCGTCGAGGTCTGCCGCGACTTTTCGATCTCGGCATCGAGCAGCCGCATGATGCAGCGGCGGTTGTAGGAGCCGGTGAGTTCGTCGAGCTCGGCCAGCTCCTCGATGCGCTGATAGGCGGCCTTCAGCTCGATGCTGCGCCGGTACAGGACCTTGCGCAGGGTGGCGCCGAACAGGCCGAGGAAGGCACACTGGCCGATCACCAGCACGAAGCAGAGCATCGAGGCGGTGCGCTCCAGGCGGGTCGCGACCGGCAGCCCGATCGGAAGGTCCGAGCCCAGGAAGACGAAGGCCAGCCCACAGGTGGCGAGGCCCCAGGTGAGCATCGCCTGGCTCGAGGTCATGCGCAGCGTGCCAAACGCGAAGATCAGAAACAGCACCGCGATGAAGGCGACCCCGACCGTCGGCACGGCGAGCAGGAACACCAGTTGCAGCCCCATGTGCGCCGAGATCTGGAAGACGGTGAGGTAATGATCCTCGAAGCGGTCACCGATGCCGGCTTCCGACAGGACGGTGAAGGTTCCGATGATCAGGAGGCCGCCGAGCCAGAACAGCGATGGGACGGCCATGGAGACCGTTCCGCCATAGGCGTAAAGCAACAGGACCGAGGCGCCCAGCGAATAGCTCGCGATCTGGCCGACATACATCTGGCGGCGCTGCCGGACCCGGCGCGCCAGGACTGCCGGAGCCGCCGCCTCGGGCGCGAGGACGGTGTCCGCGACCTCAGCGGCATTCCTCTCGGGAAAGGTCGCGGCCGTGCTCATGGTCCCGCCAATGGTGGATGTCAGCGGAAAAATCTACGTGGCAAGCCTTTAGGTTTGGTATCCTTTTGAAGCCGAATCCGAACCGTGCAGCACGGAGCAGGATGATGGGCCGGCGGAAGGAATTTTGCCGGCGATGAGGCGTCAGTTTGCGATGCGATCGAGCCTAAGCCGGGCTTGGCGAGACATATGTCGTGCAACGCTGCTATGGAACCGGACGAGGCCGGGCCGCCTGTGCCGGACAGGCATTCCGCAGGGAAGTATCTCAGTATTATGTTACCGATCTGGATCGTGGCGGCCGATGGCCGCAGGTGGGACAAGAAAAATGCGGGTATGTGGGGGGGATCACACAGACGCCCGTATGACTGCGGTAGCTTGAACAATTTTGCACCCCCCGTCGAACCGTCAGCCGCGCCGACCCGACCAACTTTGCGAGACGGCCTTTGAGCGTGACCCAGGCGGCTTCGGACGAGATCCTGATCGCCAGGATCGCTCAAGGTGACCGGCTCGCCATGCAGGTGCTGTACGGGCGGCACCATGTCAGGGTGTACAGGTTCGGGCTCAGGCTCGTGCGGGACGAGCAGGCGGCAGAAGACCTCATCAGCGAGGTGTTTCTCGACGTCTGGCGTCAGGCCGGCAAGTTCGAGGGCCGATCCGCCGTCTCCACTTGGCTGCTGGCAATCACCCGATTCAAGGCCCTGTCTGCGCTTCGGCGCAGAAAGGATTTTGAGCTGGACGAAGAGGCCGCCAACGCGATCGAGGATGCGTCCGACGATCCGGAAACGGTGGTGCAGAAGAAGGATACCAGTGAAGTGTTGCGGGGGTGTCTGACGGGCCTCTCGCCGGAACACCGGGAAATCGTCGATCTCGTCTACTACCACGAGAAGTCCGTGGAAGAGGTGGCCGAAATCGTCGGGATACCGGAGAACACTGTGAAGACGCGCTTGTTCTATGCGCGCAAGAAACTGGCCGAACTGCTGAAGGCAGCCGGCGTTGAGCGAGGCTGGCCATGATGGCTTTGAGCAAGAAGATGCTGGAGCAAGAGCCCGGTGACATTGAACTGCTGCTGCCCTGGCACGCGGCCGGCACGCTGAACGCGCGCGATGCGCGTCGGGTCGAAGAAGCGCTGGCGCGCGATCCCGAGCTTGCCAAGCAATATGCCGCGATCCGCGGCGAATACGAAGAGACCATCCATCTGAACGAGAGCCTGGGTGCTCCGTCGGCGCGCGCGATGCAGAAGCTGTTCGCTGCGATCGACGCCGAGCCGGCGCGGACGAGCGGCCCGCTGCCGCTGTCGGCGCGCATCTCGACCTTCTTCGCGAGCCTGTCGCCGCGCACGCTGGCGTGGTCGGCGACCCTCGGCGCCGTCGCGCTGGTGCTGCAAGCCGGTGTCATCGGTGCCGTGCTGATGAAGAACCAGCCTGCGACCTTCCAGACCGCCTCGCTCTCGACCGGCGCGCCGATCACGCGCGAGCTTGGCGGCGCCGCCGCGCCGGCACGCGCGCTGGTGCGCTTCACGCCTGAGGCGCGCATTGCCGACATCACCGCGCTGCTGGACAGCTACCACGCCTCGATCATCGACGGGGCCAAGGGTGGCTTGTTCCGCCTCCAGTTCGACAAGGCGATGAGCCAGGACGAGCTCGCTTCGCTGCTAGGCAAGATGCAGCGCGAGAAGTTCGTGAACCTCGCCGTCGCGGCGCCCTAGGCGCGCCGCTGAATCGATGACGGGCAAATCCGAGAGCAGGATGCGCGCCGGGGCCCACGCTTCATCGGTCGGTGCCGCGCTTCTGATCGCCGCCTGTCTCGGCATCGAGGTTGCGCAGGCGCAGGCGATCATGCGCACGCCCACGATCAGCGTCCCCTCGCGAACGCCGACCATCTCGTCCAGCATGACCCCGCGCGTCGCACCGACCGTGTCGGCCAGGGCCGTGTCCGTCGATCGCGGCCCGCGAACGATAGCGACCCTTCCCCACATCACGACGTCGCGTATCCCGCCGACGACGACGGTGCTGCCATATGCGCGCTACTCGCCGAACCTCTATCCGGCCTGCAGCGCGCCCTATCGCGACGCCGATGGCGAATGCCTGGCGCAGCCGAACGCAGGCGGTGGCGGCTCAGCCAAATCCGGCCAGAAGAGTGCCGGCAAGGGCCGCGGCAACGCCACACCGGCCGCTGCCAGTCTGCGCAGCTTCGCCAACGAATTCGTGGCGGAGATCGACGGCACGCTGTCGCCCGGCGATGCCGACGAGCTTGCCCGCCGGCACGGCCTGAGGCGCATCTCCTCGGAGAATTTCCCGCTGATCGGGGCCACGTTCGGTCTGTTCCGCATCGCGGATGGCCGGCCGTACGAGACGGTGCGGCGCGAATTCGCGGCGGACGGCAGCGTGCGCTCGGTCCAGCCGAACTTCCGCTATGTGCTCCAGGACCAGAAATCGGTGGCCCCGAGCGAGGGCGATCCAGCGCAATACGCCCTGGCCAAGCTCCGCCTGCCGCAGGCGCACACGCTGGTGCACGGCGCCAACGTCACGATTGCCGTGATCGACTCCGGCATCGATGCCAGGCATCCCGAGCTCACCGATTCCGTCGCCGACAATTTCGATGCCCTCGGCAGCGCCGAGGGGCCGCACATTCATGGCACCGGCATCGCCGGCGCGATCGTGGCGCATGCCCGGCTGATGGGCAGCGCCCCACAGGCGC encodes the following:
- a CDS encoding sigma-70 family RNA polymerase sigma factor translates to MRGREDEWTGLMRSAMAGDDAAYHRLLKAVTPVLRAAARRGLARAGQPPDQAEDIVQEILLAVHLKRHTWDSEAPFAPWLFAIARNKLIDALRRRGKRVFVNIDDFAETLPGEAPQETASAGEVAAQLGTLPQRQRDVLQSIAVESASIKDTAAKFSMSEGAVRVALHRGLAALTAKLRDHS
- a CDS encoding NrsF family protein, producing the protein MDTDQLIRSLAADNAHRVPRVGAVLTMALLVAAPLSILIFATFLGVRPDVMTAMRNPFFDMKFAVTLSLAIPAIIVSLHLSRPEALMRGWGWLLLLPVGLLAVAIGSEAMMAPAMPMTMRLMGKNSRVCLLAIPAMSLPLLAGALFGLRHGAPSQPALAGALAGLVSAGLAATLYASHCTDDSPLFVATWYTIATALVTAIGAAVGSRVLRY
- a CDS encoding DUF2336 domain-containing protein, whose amino-acid sequence is MRSKSAKSSENLLEELQAALSHGTVARRVETLRRVTDLFVGNAVDYSDDHIRVFDDVFQCLIEQIETSARALLADRLAPIAAAPPKIIRTLALDEVIEVSGPVLSRSERLDETTLIEIARTRGQAHLKAISLRRGLSEALTDVLVTRGNEDVVQSTVRNPGARFSEGSLSDLVTRAERDDDLATCIGLRPDLPRHYYLKLVAKASSSVRRKLAAAHPELVDEVSSVVQEAAQRVRAAAMTKQTEMARALVKSLHEDGRLDEFQVTAFAEQGKFDETNAGLAALAGVAVETAETMMIESRTEGVMILAKVAGMSWPSVRAIIAMREKLSGGSQTDMLTLRDSYEALRSSTAQQVLRFHRMQSTIPAA
- a CDS encoding GGDEF domain-containing protein, with the translated sequence MSTAATFPERNAAEVADTVLAPEAAAPAVLARRVRQRRQMYVGQIASYSLGASVLLLYAYGGTVSMAVPSLFWLGGLLIIGTFTVLSEAGIGDRFEDHYLTVFQISAHMGLQLVFLLAVPTVGVAFIAVLFLIFAFGTLRMTSSQAMLTWGLATCGLAFVFLGSDLPIGLPVATRLERTASMLCFVLVIGQCAFLGLFGATLRKVLYRRSIELKAAYQRIEELAELDELTGSYNRRCIMRLLDAEIEKSRQTSTPCAIALIDLDWFKRINDAHGHPVGDEVLRTFAITIFANIRPSDSFGRYGGEEFLLLLPDTSAEAAQHMLERLRSIVADLDWGAFSLSMSVTISAGVVALRETDTADTFLARADSALYSAKAQGRNRIATS
- a CDS encoding sigma-70 family RNA polymerase sigma factor; its protein translation is MSVTQAASDEILIARIAQGDRLAMQVLYGRHHVRVYRFGLRLVRDEQAAEDLISEVFLDVWRQAGKFEGRSAVSTWLLAITRFKALSALRRRKDFELDEEAANAIEDASDDPETVVQKKDTSEVLRGCLTGLSPEHREIVDLVYYHEKSVEEVAEIVGIPENTVKTRLFYARKKLAELLKAAGVERGWP
- a CDS encoding S8 family serine peptidase, producing MTGKSESRMRAGAHASSVGAALLIAACLGIEVAQAQAIMRTPTISVPSRTPTISSSMTPRVAPTVSARAVSVDRGPRTIATLPHITTSRIPPTTTVLPYARYSPNLYPACSAPYRDADGECLAQPNAGGGGSAKSGQKSAGKGRGNATPAAASLRSFANEFVAEIDGTLSPGDADELARRHGLRRISSENFPLIGATFGLFRIADGRPYETVRREFAADGSVRSVQPNFRYVLQDQKSVAPSEGDPAQYALAKLRLPQAHTLVHGANVTIAVIDSGIDARHPELTDSVADNFDALGSAEGPHIHGTGIAGAIVAHARLMGSAPQARLIAIRAFGGANGGAESSSYIILRSLNYAAEHGAQIVNMSFAGPKDAVIERAIAATAARGLVLIAAAGNAGAKSPPLYPAANPNVIAVSATDQQDRLFTASNRGNYIAVAAPGVDIFLPAPDGKYQMTSGTSFSAAYVSGVAALLLERNYALKPEALRVTLTKTARDLGSPGRDELFGDGQPDAFAAVMAVPATSATPVAAASGTTKREDAGKRGDEPSSRAIEQPSLSSSDDKSTVSQADRPATR